Proteins from a single region of Amycolatopsis sp. CA-230715:
- a CDS encoding PadR family transcriptional regulator: protein MSELNATAAALLGLLHEGPATGGQLVAGADEKFGAFFSVTRSQVYRELPALSKEGLVRLGKQGPRSSQQYVITAAGKKAFKGWLTGEAGPDHLRSPLILRLVHAGSLTAKQRTALVDAARTRYTQELDDAKVATKAAQDPYAKAVADFGQAHAKAALKLLDSIPQA, encoded by the coding sequence GTGTCTGAATTGAATGCAACCGCCGCAGCACTGTTGGGACTGCTCCACGAGGGGCCCGCCACCGGCGGCCAGCTCGTCGCGGGCGCGGACGAGAAGTTCGGCGCCTTCTTCAGCGTCACGAGGAGCCAGGTCTACCGGGAGCTGCCCGCGCTGTCCAAAGAAGGTCTGGTCCGGCTCGGCAAGCAGGGGCCGCGCTCGAGCCAGCAGTACGTCATCACCGCGGCGGGCAAGAAGGCCTTCAAGGGCTGGCTTACCGGTGAGGCCGGCCCCGACCACCTTCGCAGCCCGCTGATCCTGCGCCTCGTGCACGCCGGCTCGTTGACCGCGAAGCAGCGCACCGCGCTCGTGGACGCCGCCCGCACGCGGTACACCCAGGAACTCGACGACGCGAAGGTCGCGACGAAGGCGGCGCAGGACCCGTACGCGAAGGCCGTCGCCGACTTCGGCCAGGCGCACGCCAAGGCGGCGCTGAAGCTGCTGGACTCGATCCCGCAGGCCTGA
- the ftsX gene encoding permease-like cell division protein FtsX: MRASFVFSEVITGLRRNITMTIAMIITTAISLAMLGGGLIIVGSIDKMQQRYMADIEVSVYFTSDISASDKDCSGPVCQQMRQELGDNPLVESVVFEDRDKAYERFKEIFASQPELVELATPGSLPASLKVKLKDPTRSELLVKQYSGKPGVDRVDDQSEFLDRFFSVLNAGRNITFVVFVVLLLAALMLISNTIQVSAFTRRTEVGIMRLVGATRWYTQLPFLLEAVVAGLAGAILSVGGLIGLKYVFLDGILEKIPPLPKVELIDILFPVAPVLIGASVVISAITGYLTLRLYVRN; encoded by the coding sequence ATGCGCGCCAGCTTCGTGTTCAGCGAGGTCATCACCGGCCTCCGCCGGAACATCACGATGACCATCGCGATGATCATCACCACCGCGATCTCGCTTGCCATGCTGGGCGGTGGCCTGATCATCGTCGGGTCGATCGACAAGATGCAGCAGCGCTACATGGCCGACATCGAGGTGAGCGTCTACTTCACCTCCGACATCAGCGCCAGCGACAAGGACTGCAGCGGCCCGGTCTGCCAGCAGATGCGGCAGGAGCTCGGCGACAACCCGCTGGTGGAGTCGGTGGTCTTCGAGGACCGCGACAAGGCGTATGAGCGCTTCAAGGAGATCTTCGCCAGCCAGCCGGAACTGGTCGAGCTGGCGACGCCCGGTTCGCTGCCCGCGTCGCTGAAGGTCAAGCTCAAGGACCCCACCCGCAGCGAGCTGCTGGTCAAGCAGTACTCCGGCAAACCGGGCGTGGACAGGGTCGACGACCAGAGCGAGTTCCTCGACCGCTTCTTCAGCGTGCTCAACGCGGGCCGCAACATCACCTTCGTGGTGTTCGTGGTGCTGCTGCTCGCCGCGTTGATGCTGATCTCGAACACGATCCAGGTTTCCGCGTTCACGCGGCGCACCGAGGTCGGCATCATGCGGCTGGTCGGTGCGACGCGCTGGTACACGCAGCTGCCGTTCCTGCTGGAGGCGGTGGTCGCCGGCCTTGCCGGTGCGATCCTGTCGGTCGGCGGGCTGATCGGGCTCAAGTACGTCTTCCTCGACGGGATCCTCGAGAAGATCCCGCCGCTGCCGAAGGTCGAGCTGATCGACATCCTGTTCCCGGTGGCGCCGGTGCTGATCGGGGCCTCCGTGGTCATCTCGGCTATCACCGGGTACCTGACGCTGCGGCTGTACGTGCGCAATTAA
- a CDS encoding acyltransferase family protein — MRESLQKPARDRFLDVVRALAILAVVVQHWLMPVLSYSDGHLATGNALATPGWWILTWLSQVMPLVFFAGGAANLYSLRSAPSTRDWLAARVRRLLVPVLPLIAAWLLLPGLLSELGVAEQPLQVAGSIAAQLLWFLAVYFVTVLVTPLMVAAHRRWGLKVPVVFGVLALLIDVARFNDFGLLGYANALFIWLAVHQLGFHYVDGKLGTLGRNKALALSAAGFGITALMVAFGPYPGSMIGMPGAPVSNMGPPTALLGFVALGQIGLLLAAKGALNRVAARPPVAAALRWIGPRFMTVYLWHMQALTVVAGITVLGLGYETPEPGSTLWFAMAPMWFVLAALVLSALLRVFGRFETRAPGGTVTAPIWQLSVAALLASGGMLGLAANGFAPPAGTGLFGGPLPWVALTAGAYLLSGKRLPELRVRPVLAQRVKA, encoded by the coding sequence ATGCGAGAAAGCCTCCAGAAGCCAGCCAGGGACAGGTTCCTCGACGTCGTTCGCGCGCTCGCGATCCTCGCCGTCGTCGTGCAGCACTGGCTGATGCCTGTGCTGTCCTATTCGGATGGTCACCTGGCCACGGGCAACGCGCTCGCCACGCCGGGGTGGTGGATCCTCACCTGGCTGTCCCAGGTCATGCCGCTGGTCTTCTTCGCGGGCGGCGCCGCCAACCTGTACTCCCTGCGTTCCGCACCGTCCACACGGGACTGGCTGGCGGCGAGGGTGCGGCGGCTGCTGGTGCCGGTGCTGCCGCTCATCGCGGCCTGGTTGCTGCTGCCCGGTTTGCTGAGCGAGCTCGGCGTGGCGGAGCAGCCGCTGCAGGTGGCGGGCTCGATCGCCGCGCAGCTGCTGTGGTTCCTCGCGGTGTACTTCGTGACCGTGCTCGTGACGCCGCTGATGGTGGCGGCGCACCGGCGATGGGGCCTGAAGGTGCCCGTGGTGTTCGGCGTGCTCGCGCTGCTCATCGACGTCGCCAGGTTCAACGACTTCGGCCTGCTCGGCTACGCCAACGCGCTGTTCATCTGGCTCGCCGTGCACCAGCTCGGTTTCCATTACGTGGACGGGAAACTCGGCACGCTCGGCCGGAACAAGGCGCTCGCGCTATCGGCCGCGGGCTTCGGGATCACCGCGCTGATGGTCGCGTTCGGACCGTACCCGGGCAGCATGATCGGCATGCCCGGCGCGCCGGTGTCCAACATGGGCCCGCCCACCGCGCTGCTCGGGTTCGTCGCGCTCGGCCAGATCGGCCTGCTGCTCGCCGCGAAGGGCGCGCTGAACCGGGTCGCCGCCCGTCCGCCGGTGGCCGCGGCGCTGCGCTGGATCGGCCCGCGGTTCATGACCGTCTACCTGTGGCACATGCAGGCGCTGACCGTGGTCGCGGGTATTACCGTGCTCGGACTCGGCTACGAGACGCCGGAACCGGGCAGCACGCTGTGGTTCGCGATGGCGCCGATGTGGTTCGTCCTCGCCGCGCTGGTGCTGAGCGCGCTGCTGCGGGTGTTCGGCCGCTTCGAGACCCGAGCCCCCGGCGGCACCGTCACGGCGCCGATCTGGCAGCTCTCAGTGGCCGCGCTGCTGGCATCGGGAGGCATGCTCGGGCTCGCCGCGAACGGCTTCGCTCCCCCGGCGGGCACCGGCCTGTTCGGCGGCCCGCTGCCCTGGGTTGCGCTGACCGCGGGCGCCTACCTGCTCTCCGGCAAGCGGCTGCCGGAACTCCGCGTCCGGCCGGTGCTGGCGCAGCGCGTCAAAGCCTGA
- a CDS encoding response regulator transcription factor produces MRVVIAEDAVLLRAGVIRLLADEGIETAAAVDNGDDLLGAVKEHRPDLAIVDVRMPPTFTDEGLRAALGAREAVPGLPVLVLSQYVEESYAVELLSAGAGGVGYLLKERVADVADFLDAVRRVAGGGTAIDPDVIAQLMARGRKNPLDALTARETEVLGLMAQGLSNTAIANTLVVSHGAVEKHIGNIFSKLGLEASAEEHRRVRAVLTYLERS; encoded by the coding sequence ATGCGGGTAGTCATCGCGGAGGACGCCGTCCTGCTGCGGGCGGGGGTGATCCGGCTGCTCGCGGACGAGGGCATCGAAACCGCGGCTGCCGTGGACAACGGTGACGATCTGCTCGGCGCCGTCAAGGAGCACCGCCCTGACCTGGCGATCGTCGATGTGCGGATGCCTCCGACGTTCACCGACGAAGGGCTGCGGGCCGCACTGGGGGCGCGCGAAGCGGTACCGGGACTGCCCGTACTCGTGCTGTCGCAGTACGTCGAGGAAAGCTACGCGGTGGAACTGCTTTCCGCGGGCGCGGGCGGGGTCGGCTACCTGTTGAAGGAGCGGGTCGCCGACGTCGCGGACTTCCTGGACGCGGTGCGCAGGGTCGCCGGTGGCGGCACCGCGATCGACCCCGACGTGATCGCCCAGCTGATGGCGCGCGGCCGCAAGAACCCCCTCGACGCGCTGACCGCGCGCGAAACCGAGGTACTCGGCCTGATGGCGCAGGGGCTGTCGAACACCGCGATCGCGAACACGCTCGTCGTCTCGCACGGCGCCGTGGAGAAGCACATCGGCAACATCTTCTCGAAGCTCGGCCTCGAAGCCAGCGCCGAGGAACACCGCCGGGTCCGCGCGGTGCTCACTTACTTAGAGCGCTCGTAG
- a CDS encoding sensor domain-containing protein has translation MTSTTAVAARRRTTPSLGGSMAYLLLNFPLGVMSFVFIVALTSAGLGTAIVWIGLPILALMVLTIRGWGRAERARIYAMLDVAIPMPYRPLPPDTQRGRWKTRLSDVTTWRDLAYFFLLFPLGIFEFVLVVTFWATSLGLIALPIYFRYLPDGAYFFPAYNVRWFTVDSTLSALPWAALGVLCAALSIALTKGLAGMHVRFAKSLLGPTVTE, from the coding sequence ATGACATCGACGACCGCGGTCGCGGCCCGCCGCCGCACCACTCCCTCGCTGGGTGGGTCGATGGCCTACCTGCTGCTGAACTTCCCGCTCGGGGTCATGTCGTTCGTCTTCATCGTGGCGTTGACGTCGGCGGGCCTTGGCACCGCGATCGTGTGGATCGGGCTGCCGATCCTGGCGCTGATGGTGCTGACGATCCGCGGCTGGGGCCGCGCCGAGCGGGCGCGCATCTACGCGATGCTCGACGTGGCGATCCCGATGCCCTACCGTCCGCTGCCGCCGGACACGCAGCGTGGCCGGTGGAAGACGCGGCTCAGCGACGTGACGACGTGGCGCGATCTCGCCTACTTCTTCCTGCTGTTCCCGCTGGGCATCTTCGAGTTCGTGCTCGTGGTGACGTTCTGGGCGACGAGCCTGGGGCTGATCGCGCTGCCGATCTACTTCCGCTACCTGCCGGACGGCGCCTACTTCTTCCCCGCGTACAACGTACGGTGGTTCACGGTGGATTCGACGCTGTCGGCGCTGCCGTGGGCGGCGCTGGGCGTGCTCTGCGCCGCGCTGTCGATCGCTCTCACGAAGGGACTCGCCGGGATGCACGTCCGGTTCGCGAAGTCGCTGCTCGGCCCGACGGTGACCGAATGA
- the ftsE gene encoding cell division ATP-binding protein FtsE, whose translation MIRLEEVSKVYKTSTRPALERVSVEVDKGEFVFLIGPSGSGKSTFLRLLLREEVPSKGRVFVSNFDVAKMARRRVPRLRQTIGCVFQDFRLLNNKTVAENVAFALEVIGKPKPTIRKVVPEVLELVGLDGKADRLPNELSGGEQQRVAIARAFVNRPLVLLADEPTGNLDPDTSQDIMLLLERINRTGTTVLMATHDHSIVDSMRRRVVELQLGRVIRDDARGVYGVGR comes from the coding sequence GTGATCCGGCTCGAAGAGGTATCCAAGGTCTACAAGACCTCGACCCGCCCCGCGTTGGAACGGGTTTCGGTCGAGGTGGACAAGGGCGAGTTCGTCTTCCTCATCGGTCCCTCGGGATCGGGGAAGTCGACCTTCCTCCGGTTGCTGCTGCGCGAAGAGGTGCCCAGCAAGGGCCGGGTGTTCGTGTCCAATTTCGACGTCGCGAAGATGGCCCGCCGCAGGGTCCCCCGCCTGCGCCAGACCATCGGCTGCGTGTTCCAGGACTTCCGGCTGCTGAACAACAAGACGGTCGCCGAGAACGTCGCGTTCGCGCTCGAGGTGATCGGCAAGCCGAAGCCGACGATCCGCAAGGTCGTGCCCGAGGTGCTCGAACTCGTCGGGCTCGACGGCAAGGCCGACCGGCTGCCGAACGAGCTCTCCGGTGGTGAGCAGCAGCGCGTCGCGATCGCGCGCGCCTTCGTGAACCGGCCGCTGGTGCTGCTCGCCGACGAGCCGACCGGGAACCTCGACCCGGACACGAGCCAGGACATCATGCTGCTGCTGGAGCGGATCAACCGCACCGGCACGACCGTCCTGATGGCCACCCACGACCATTCCATCGTGGACTCGATGCGCCGCCGCGTCGTCGAACTGCAGCTCGGCAGGGTCATCCGCGACGACGCCCGCGGTGTGTACGGCGTAGGCCGTTAG
- a CDS encoding dTMP kinase, which produces MSQIDRPPERLSDRERARFVSVDGPSSAETTTTVRHLAQVLVARGENVHVTAEPSDDPIGKLASELTETVTGHALACLYAADRYHHAETNILPRLKTGHIVISDRYLTSSLVSQLFGGVDPIFLWQLNEEAERPDLTVILETSAPGSTPTEAEHYRRAADWLVEAGFDVLRIDCDKHSPEQSAALIRDQLTTGDLSDADA; this is translated from the coding sequence GTGAGCCAAATTGACCGCCCGCCAGAGCGCCTCTCGGACCGTGAGCGCGCTCGATTCGTCAGCGTCGACGGGCCAAGCAGCGCGGAAACGACGACAACCGTTCGTCACCTGGCCCAGGTCCTGGTGGCTCGCGGCGAAAACGTCCATGTCACCGCGGAACCATCCGATGACCCGATCGGAAAGCTGGCGTCGGAGTTGACCGAGACGGTGACCGGCCACGCCCTCGCCTGCTTGTACGCGGCGGACCGTTACCACCATGCGGAAACCAACATCCTGCCGCGCCTGAAGACCGGGCACATCGTGATCTCCGACCGCTACCTGACGTCCAGCCTGGTGAGCCAACTCTTCGGCGGCGTCGACCCGATTTTCCTTTGGCAGCTCAACGAAGAAGCCGAACGACCAGACCTGACCGTCATCCTCGAAACCAGCGCGCCCGGCAGTACCCCCACCGAAGCCGAGCACTACCGGCGGGCCGCCGACTGGCTTGTCGAAGCGGGCTTCGATGTTCTCCGGATCGACTGCGACAAACACTCTCCCGAGCAATCCGCAGCACTCATTCGCGACCAACTGACCACTGGTGACCTATCGGACGCGGACGCGTGA
- a CDS encoding sensor histidine kinase — translation MTAEQATAPPLVVPRPHPVKTIAFMVVSLVWRILQFVLCVVGIAVGMATVVVWIGIPILIGTTSMVRGFGAADRKWARKMLGTPLEDPEKITIDSSLLRRWQFQLTDPRTWRDLAYIVATLPLACVEFAVGVASIVVVPMALWVAPWLGWAHSQLAMSLLGPNRTKRLEVKAQHLQASRARGVDAAEAERRRIERDLHDGAQQRLVAVAMSLGRAKSKFEQDPESVRELIDEAHTDAKLAVSELRDLARGIYPAVLGDRGLDAALSAQAAKSPIHVDVQVDVEPRPPAAVETTAYFIVGETLTNIAKHSGATEAGVKVWRTEDMVVVEITDNGHGGAEVRPGGGLAGLADRAATIDGVITVVSPEGGPTVIRADLPCQW, via the coding sequence ATGACCGCGGAGCAGGCGACCGCGCCCCCGCTGGTCGTGCCGAGACCCCACCCGGTCAAGACGATCGCGTTCATGGTGGTCAGCCTGGTGTGGCGGATCCTGCAGTTCGTGCTGTGCGTGGTCGGCATCGCGGTCGGCATGGCCACCGTGGTGGTGTGGATCGGGATCCCGATCCTGATCGGCACCACGAGCATGGTCCGTGGTTTCGGCGCGGCCGACCGCAAATGGGCGCGGAAGATGCTCGGCACACCGCTGGAGGACCCGGAAAAGATCACCATCGACAGCTCGCTGCTGCGCCGCTGGCAGTTCCAGCTGACCGACCCGCGCACCTGGCGCGACCTCGCCTACATCGTGGCGACGCTGCCGCTGGCGTGCGTCGAGTTCGCGGTCGGCGTGGCTTCGATCGTGGTGGTGCCGATGGCGCTCTGGGTCGCGCCTTGGCTCGGCTGGGCGCATTCCCAGCTCGCGATGAGCCTGCTCGGCCCGAACCGGACGAAGCGGCTCGAAGTCAAGGCACAGCACCTGCAGGCATCACGGGCCCGCGGTGTGGACGCCGCCGAAGCCGAGCGCAGGCGCATCGAGCGCGACCTCCACGACGGCGCGCAGCAGCGCCTCGTCGCGGTGGCGATGAGCCTGGGGCGGGCGAAGTCGAAGTTCGAACAGGACCCCGAGTCGGTGCGGGAGCTGATCGACGAGGCGCACACGGACGCGAAGCTCGCGGTCTCGGAGCTGCGCGACCTGGCGAGGGGCATCTACCCGGCGGTGCTGGGCGACCGCGGCCTCGACGCGGCGCTTTCCGCGCAGGCGGCGAAGTCGCCGATACACGTGGACGTCCAGGTCGACGTGGAACCGAGGCCACCGGCGGCGGTCGAGACGACGGCGTACTTCATCGTCGGGGAAACGCTGACGAACATCGCGAAGCATTCCGGCGCCACCGAGGCCGGCGTCAAGGTGTGGCGCACCGAGGACATGGTCGTAGTCGAGATCACCGACAACGGGCACGGCGGGGCCGAAGTACGCCCTGGTGGCGGCCTCGCCGGGCTCGCGGACCGCGCGGCGACGATCGACGGCGTGATCACCGTGGTGAGCCCGGAGGGCGGGCCGACGGTCATCAGGGCGGACCTGCCGTGCCAATGGTGA
- a CDS encoding DUF6879 family protein: MEPGPDFAQLFRTFEHTAFRLETRDRYNSPREAESFRKFVAGEHDDLLWFRDWLTMVREATTEGRLFSRVRVVSVPFSDYTRFSLWASRLTNEAGDDIRYLVRDQAEAVGLPKQDYWLFDSRKLAVLHFGEDDRLLGAEVVEDPAAIVEHNYWRDVARHHAIRRDDFVSEHEERDHGS, encoded by the coding sequence ATCGAACCCGGGCCCGACTTCGCCCAACTCTTCCGCACGTTCGAGCACACGGCGTTCCGGCTGGAAACACGCGACCGGTACAACTCACCGCGCGAGGCGGAGTCGTTTCGCAAGTTCGTGGCCGGAGAACACGACGACCTGCTGTGGTTCCGGGACTGGTTGACCATGGTCCGCGAAGCCACGACCGAAGGGCGCCTGTTCTCGCGGGTACGAGTGGTGAGTGTTCCGTTCTCCGACTACACCCGATTCAGCCTGTGGGCGTCCCGTCTTACGAACGAAGCAGGCGACGACATCCGCTATCTCGTCCGTGACCAGGCCGAAGCCGTCGGGCTGCCGAAGCAGGACTACTGGCTCTTCGACTCGCGCAAGCTGGCCGTGCTGCACTTCGGTGAGGACGACCGTCTCCTCGGGGCAGAGGTCGTGGAGGACCCGGCAGCTATCGTTGAACACAACTACTGGCGTGATGTCGCCCGACACCACGCGATTCGACGGGACGACTTTGTCAGCGAACATGAAGAGCGGGATCACGGGAGTTGA
- the smpB gene encoding SsrA-binding protein SmpB codes for MPKERGQKVIVSNRRARHDYSILDTYEAGLVLVGTEVKSLREGKASLADAFATVDDGEVFLRNVHIPEYVQGTWTNHMPRRTRKLLLHRREIERLIGKTKESGLSLVPLSMYFKDGKVKVEIALAKGKKAYDKRQSLAKRDSDREISRAMGRALKGKFD; via the coding sequence ATGCCCAAGGAACGTGGCCAGAAGGTGATCGTGTCGAACCGCAGAGCGCGGCACGACTACTCCATCCTGGACACCTACGAAGCCGGGCTCGTGCTCGTGGGCACCGAGGTGAAGAGCCTGCGGGAAGGGAAGGCCTCGCTCGCGGACGCGTTCGCGACCGTCGACGACGGCGAGGTCTTCCTGCGCAACGTGCACATCCCGGAGTACGTGCAGGGCACCTGGACGAACCACATGCCGCGCCGCACTCGCAAGCTCCTCCTGCACCGCAGGGAGATCGAGCGGCTGATCGGGAAGACCAAGGAGAGCGGGCTGAGCCTGGTCCCGCTGTCGATGTACTTCAAGGACGGCAAGGTCAAGGTCGAGATCGCGCTGGCGAAGGGCAAGAAGGCCTACGACAAGCGGCAAAGCCTCGCGAAACGGGATTCCGACCGGGAAATCTCGCGCGCGATGGGCAGGGCGCTGAAGGGCAAGTTCGACTGA
- the prfB gene encoding peptide chain release factor 2: MSADFEADLKDVAGKLTQVETVMDLDALRAEIAELEQQAAKPDLWDNPETAQKVTSQLSHRQGDLRRVSDLRQRLDDLAVLHELAAEEGDSGSLAEAESDLAQLAKDVDALEVRTLLSGEYDDRNAVVTIRSEAGGVDAADWAEMLMRMYLRWTERHGYPTDVYDISYAEEAGIKSATFKVTAPYVYGTLSVEQGTHRLVRISPFDNQNRRQTSFAHVEVLPEVEEVDHVDIPEKDIRVDVYRSSGPGGQSVNTTDSAVRITHLPTGVVVSCQNEKSQLQNKAAAMKVLQAKLLQRKKEEERAEMNALKDGGSSWGNQMRSYVLHPYQMVKDLRTEFEVGNPSAVLDGEIDGFLEAGVRWRKQTENA; the protein is encoded by the coding sequence GTGAGTGCTGACTTCGAAGCAGACCTGAAGGACGTCGCCGGCAAGCTGACGCAAGTCGAGACGGTGATGGACCTCGACGCGCTGCGCGCGGAGATCGCCGAGCTCGAGCAGCAGGCGGCCAAGCCGGACCTGTGGGACAACCCCGAGACCGCGCAGAAGGTCACCAGCCAGCTCTCCCACCGGCAGGGTGATCTGCGCCGCGTCTCGGATCTCCGGCAGCGCCTCGACGATCTCGCCGTGCTCCACGAGCTCGCGGCCGAAGAGGGCGACAGCGGCAGCCTCGCCGAGGCCGAGTCCGATCTCGCGCAGCTGGCCAAGGACGTCGACGCGCTCGAGGTCCGCACGCTGCTCTCCGGTGAGTACGACGACCGCAACGCCGTGGTGACCATCAGGTCCGAGGCGGGCGGCGTCGACGCGGCGGACTGGGCCGAGATGCTGATGCGCATGTACCTGCGCTGGACCGAGCGGCACGGCTACCCGACCGACGTCTACGACATCTCCTACGCCGAGGAAGCGGGCATCAAGTCCGCCACCTTCAAGGTGACCGCGCCGTACGTGTACGGCACCCTTTCCGTCGAGCAGGGCACGCACCGGCTGGTGCGCATTTCGCCGTTCGACAACCAGAACCGCCGCCAGACCTCCTTCGCGCACGTCGAGGTGCTCCCCGAAGTCGAAGAGGTCGACCACGTCGACATTCCGGAGAAGGACATCCGCGTCGACGTCTACCGGTCGTCGGGGCCGGGCGGGCAGAGCGTGAACACCACCGACTCCGCGGTGCGCATCACGCACCTGCCGACCGGCGTGGTGGTCTCGTGCCAGAACGAGAAGTCGCAGCTGCAGAACAAGGCCGCGGCGATGAAGGTGTTGCAGGCCAAGCTCCTCCAGCGGAAGAAGGAGGAGGAGCGCGCCGAGATGAACGCGCTCAAGGACGGCGGTTCCAGCTGGGGCAACCAGATGCGGTCCTACGTGCTGCACCCGTACCAGATGGTGAAGGACCTGCGGACCGAATTCGAGGTCGGCAATCCGTCCGCGGTGCTCGACGGCGAGATCGACGGTTTCCTCGAGGCGGGCGTCCGCTGGCGGAAGCAGACCGAAAACGCCTGA
- a CDS encoding amidohydrolase family protein, with protein MAPGSDEDVPAWVSSLGIDGLVDLHVHFLPEPVLRKVWAYFDEAETHYGVEWPVQYRTPQDERVETLRALGVTTFAPLVYPHKPGMAEWLNGWVREFADGVPEAVRTATLYPEPGAASYVEEALRADARCFKAHVQVGAYDPRDELLDDAWGAIADAGVPSVVHCGHGPLQGEHTGLDVIEQVLVRHPRLTLVLAHAGMPEYDEALDLVARYPRVYLDTTMVGVPFTEKMMPVPPDWSARIADIADRVVLGTDFPNIPYSYATQLEAIAGWAADDRLGEPFLRAVLSETGRALLRL; from the coding sequence ATGGCGCCCGGCTCGGACGAGGACGTCCCGGCGTGGGTGTCCTCGCTGGGGATCGACGGGCTGGTCGATCTGCACGTCCACTTCCTGCCCGAGCCCGTGCTGCGCAAGGTGTGGGCCTACTTCGACGAGGCCGAGACGCACTACGGCGTCGAATGGCCGGTGCAGTACCGGACTCCGCAGGACGAACGCGTCGAGACGTTGCGCGCGCTGGGTGTCACGACGTTCGCGCCGCTGGTGTACCCGCACAAGCCGGGGATGGCCGAGTGGCTCAACGGCTGGGTGCGCGAGTTCGCCGACGGGGTGCCGGAGGCCGTTCGCACCGCCACGCTCTACCCCGAGCCCGGCGCGGCGTCCTATGTGGAGGAAGCGCTGCGCGCGGATGCGCGGTGCTTCAAGGCACACGTGCAGGTCGGCGCGTACGACCCGCGCGACGAACTGCTGGACGACGCGTGGGGCGCGATAGCCGACGCGGGCGTGCCCTCGGTCGTCCACTGTGGACACGGGCCGTTGCAGGGCGAGCACACCGGGCTCGACGTCATCGAGCAGGTGCTCGTCCGGCACCCGCGGCTCACGCTCGTGCTGGCGCACGCCGGGATGCCCGAGTACGACGAGGCGCTCGACCTGGTGGCGCGCTATCCGAGGGTGTACCTCGACACCACCATGGTCGGCGTTCCGTTCACGGAGAAGATGATGCCGGTGCCGCCGGACTGGTCGGCGCGGATCGCGGACATCGCCGACCGGGTGGTGCTCGGCACCGATTTTCCCAACATTCCTTACAGTTACGCGACGCAGCTCGAGGCGATCGCCGGCTGGGCTGCCGACGATCGCCTCGGTGAACCGTTCCTGCGCGCCGTGCTCTCCGAGACCGGGCGCGCGCTGCTCAGGCTTTGA
- a CDS encoding helix-turn-helix domain-containing protein, with the protein MKSGITGVDEARSALGKRLRELRRGANLSGKELAESLSWPASKISKIENGKQTPTDDDLRAWASKTNAEHEVDGLLAALHTLELQHAEWSHLLKAGMQSHQGSLAQQDEKTKLYRGFENTVVPGLIQTPDYASALFARFSLLHKVPNDVNEAVKSRMQRQEMLYQQDKRFHFILTEAALRYRLVSTDVMLAQLDRLMALSAMRNVRLGVIGFKTKYVIDPRHGFWLLDNDLVRIETYSAELNLRQPQEIELYNDVFEQLAAVASYGGAARTIITSVMDDLASESEDAGS; encoded by the coding sequence ATGAAGAGCGGGATCACGGGAGTTGATGAAGCTCGCAGCGCGCTTGGCAAACGACTTCGCGAGCTACGCCGGGGAGCCAACCTCTCGGGCAAAGAACTCGCGGAGTCGTTGTCGTGGCCTGCCTCGAAAATCTCCAAGATCGAGAACGGCAAGCAGACACCGACCGACGACGACCTCCGTGCGTGGGCGAGTAAGACCAACGCTGAGCACGAGGTAGACGGCTTGCTCGCCGCCCTCCACACACTGGAGTTGCAGCACGCCGAATGGAGCCACCTCCTGAAGGCGGGAATGCAGTCTCATCAAGGCTCGCTCGCACAGCAGGACGAGAAGACGAAGCTATACCGCGGCTTCGAGAACACCGTCGTCCCCGGGCTCATCCAGACACCCGACTACGCCAGCGCGCTCTTCGCCCGTTTTTCCTTGCTGCACAAGGTTCCGAACGACGTCAACGAGGCTGTCAAGAGTCGGATGCAGCGCCAGGAAATGCTGTACCAACAGGACAAGCGCTTCCACTTCATCCTGACCGAAGCAGCTCTTCGCTACCGTCTCGTGTCCACCGACGTGATGCTGGCCCAGCTCGACCGACTCATGGCTCTGTCCGCGATGAGGAACGTGCGGCTCGGAGTGATCGGCTTCAAGACGAAGTACGTCATCGACCCGCGCCACGGCTTTTGGCTCCTCGACAACGATCTCGTGCGTATCGAGACCTACTCGGCCGAGCTGAACCTCCGACAGCCCCAAGAAATCGAGCTGTACAACGACGTCTTCGAACAGCTCGCCGCAGTCGCCAGCTACGGCGGCGCAGCCCGGACGATCATCACCAGCGTTATGGATGATCTGGCCTCAGAGTCCGAAGATGCTGGCTCGTAG